In Tenebrio molitor chromosome 8, icTenMoli1.1, whole genome shotgun sequence, a genomic segment contains:
- the LOC138137366 gene encoding waprin-like protein isoform X1 — protein MNVQLTLLFVVVLVTACSSYWNQCPPANYITVCTPRCRDNRDCPWNQVCCQSQNTQCCTNRYQDNYNSNNNYNNYNHNGYNRNKPSKKVAFSSEILDGFCRNRHAPGLN, from the exons ATGA ATGTCCAACTCACCCTCCTTTTTGTTGTCGTCCTCGTCACCGCTTGTTCTTCGTACT GGAACCAGTGTCCTCCTGCAAACTACATAACGGTGTGCACACCAAGATGCAGGGACAACAGAGACTGTCCTTGGAATCAAGTCTGCTGCCAGAGTCAGAACACCCAGTGCTGCACCAACAGGTACCAAGACAATTACAACAGTAACAACAATTACAACAATTACAACCACAACGGCTACAATAGGAACAAGCCCAGTAAGAAAGTTGCATTTTCAAGTGAAATTCTAGACGGGTTTTGCAGGAACAGACACGCACCAGGGCTAAATTAG
- the stumps gene encoding phosphoinositide 3-kinase adapter protein 1 isoform X1, whose amino-acid sequence MNLDNPSYFSVGAAKKAPKSDSSASECSLSRTSTPPKRRNLRAFLRSVSSNSADSNQELLIMGEPRLSDIAPDLAFKHQTSRSNSLKSKEPHGELLYSLLPTSEEAAELSGDEVFISDDTATYYNYSPSKASTQRRHSIGTFIGRERTSSVASSSRSFKEDFPQAIVHATSDGDSVTPSVFDDHSLRHASYPRKRCPRCTRGAIKKPANMDDILIVSFKPSEAATLWAEYFTNYFQQISKANKKPFKIQHMNLEDCLDDSKDPKLVAEKATNVKLQLVVLCPGFLDFAAENPDKCSTLGKLLLADRTLALLLGVSDGDLTDLHKKIFPTYFQWQRLSVGQDQDENFTKEFLGQAMSILSRIWKQQTSVSQEKSYFSVSPKKIRQGQNSVFILLNYPLQKEDILKVSIERNNEIFEVKTVKRRNPYTVKVSVPNNLTDVTAIVNILVEKNGSIVGSRPIKCESRLRELEQILRLTNNPIDFMCQTLGFGPSTKEQLDNWLLQAFQRNLPAHFNLLANHQTPFAAAVHAHKHSHEEFPTLLHFAARFGFEKLALQLLDCPGADIAYDIKNVHDMTPAELADSNGHPELAATLCGYMNMNEFTNMYAKLKEMSLAAKTPQDDDCYVTPKTMEEFYKVCPPPRPLESPEGGYMAMNPPSEPHQSSTLAVKVIVERDTSAPPSPKPNKSGAPEASPSRTSNDILEDKVQKELLEIINDFKNNVHSISQVEKLVEEWKNRNDVQKSFKEKQDQLKEMRLRYEKIQQEMNSSMRKSSPFERIKKLFARGKSRDDKHEISTPILTSPSIVAIQSQRPISSLSTSSSGSSGRMSTISGCSLGDSGTHSDNEERKHMLGSHNEEDFRNVLSKVVAEMNYAPVPVPKPVKSGIFSNRNQLFETIEEKPVTRPDTLPLAEEYYIQFPPSGLPVTGVEDSSEQEYMNIGAGKSEVIDDSHEYMNFKVMTKR is encoded by the exons ATAACCCTTCGTACTTCTCCGTGGGCGCCGCCAAGAAGGCCCCCAAGAGCGACAGCAGCGCCTCCGAGTGCTCGTTGAGCAGGACGTCGACGCCGCCGAAACGGCGCAACCTGCGGGCCTTCCTCAGATCGGTCAGCTCCAACAGCGCCGACTCCAACCAGGAGTTGCTGATCATGGGGGAGCCGCGGCTGTCGGACATCGCTCCCGACTTGGCCTTCAAGCACCAAACCTCCAGGTCCAACTCGCTCAAGAGCAAAGAGCCCCACGGGGAGCTCCTGTACAGTCTTTTGCCCACGTCGGAAGAGGCGGCGGAGCTGTCCGGAGACGAG GTCTTCATCAGCGACGACACCGCCACCTACTACAACTACTCCCCCAGCAAGGCCTCCACTCAGAGGCGGCACTCCATCGGGACCTTCATAGGTCGCGAGAGGACCAGCAGCGTGGCCTCGTCGTCGAGAAGCTTCAAAGAAGACTTCCCCCAAGCCATAGTGCACGCCACTTCCGACGGCGACTCCGTGACTCCCTCGGTCTTCGATGACCACTCTCTCAGACACGCGTCGTACCCCAGGAAGCGGTGTCCTCGATGCACGAGAG GTGCCATCAAGAAACCAGCCAACATGGACGACATCCTCATAGTGTCGTTCAAACCCAGCGAGGCCGCAACCCTCTGGGCCGAATACTTCACAAACTACTTCCAACAAATCAGCAAAGCGAACAAGAAACCGTTCAA AATCCAACACATGAACCTGGAGGACTGCCTCGACGACTCCAAAGACCCCAAACTGGTCGCCGAGAAAGCCACCAACGTCAAACTCCAACTGGTGGTCCTCTGCCCGGGTTTCCTCGACTTCGCGGCGGAAAACCCCGACAAGTGTTCCACTCTGGGGAAGTTGTTGCTCGCCGACAGGACGTTGGCGTTACTGTTGGGCGTCTCTGACGGCGACTTGACCGACCTCCACAAGAAAA TTTTCCCGACGTATTTCCAATGGCAAAGACTGAGCGTCGGCCAGGACCAGGACGAGAACTTCACCAAGGAGTTCCTGGGCCAGGCGATGTCGATCCTGTCGCGCATCTGGAAGCAGCAGACTTCCGTCAGCCAGGAGAAGTCGTACTTCTCGGTGTCCCCCAAGAAGATTAGACAGGGCCAGAACAgcgtgtttattttgttgaactACCCCTTGCAGAAGGAGGACATTCTGAAGGTGTCGATCGAGCGCAATAATGAGATATTTGAGGTGAAGACGGTGAAGAGGCGCAACCCCTACACGGTGAAGGTGTCCGTGCCGAATAATCTGACGGATGTGACGGCAATTGTGAACATCCTCGTCGAAAAAAACGGCAGCATCGTGGGCAGCCGCCCGATCAAGTGCGAGAGCAGACTCAGGGAGCTCGAACAAATTTTACGGCTGACCAATAATCCGATAGACTTTATGTGCCAG ACCTTGGGCTTCGGTCCCTCCACCAAAGAGCAACTGGACAACTGGCTCCTGCAGGCCTTCCAGCGCAACCTGCCGGCCCACTTCAACCTCTTGGCCAACCACCAGACGCCCTTCGCGGCCGCCGTCCACGCCCACAAGCACA GTCATGAGGAGTTCCCCACGCTGCTCCACTTCGCCGCCAGGTTCGGCTTCGAGAAGCTGGCCCTCCAGCTGCTCGACTGCCCCGGCGCCGACATCGCCTACGACATCAAGAACGTCCACGACATGACCCCCGCGGAACTGGCCGACTCCAACGGCCACCCCGAACTCGCCGCCACCCTCTGCGGCTACATGAACATGAACGAGTTCACCAATATGTACGCCAAGCTGAAGGAGATGAGCCTCGCCGCCAAGACACCCCAGGATGACGACTGCTACGTCACCCCCAAGACCATGGAGGAGTTCTACAAGGTGTGTCCCCCGCCGCGCCCGTTAGAGTCCCCTGAGGGGGGCTACATGGCGATGAACCCCCCAAGCGAACCCCACCAAAGCAGCACACTTGCAGTGAAAGTGATCGTCGAGAGAGACACCTCGGCACCGCCCTCCCCCAAGCCCAACAAGAGCGGCGCCCCGGAAGCGAGTCCCTCGCGGACCTCCAACGACATCCTCGAGGACAAAGTCCAGAAAGAACTGTTGGAAATCATCAACGACTTCAAGAACAACGTGCATTCGATTTCGCAGGTGGAGAAGCTGGTGGAGGAGTGGAAGAACCGCAACGACGTCCAGAAGTCGTTCAAAGAGAAACAAGACCAGCTGAAGGAGATGCGACTCCGCTACGAGAAGATCCAGCAGGAGATGAACTCCTCGATGAGGAAGTCGTCGCCGTTCGAGCGCATCAAGAAGCTATTCGCGAGGGGCAAATCGCGCGACGACAAGCACGAGATCTCGACACCCATCCTGACCTCCCCCAGCATCGTAGCAATCCAGTCGCAGAGACCCATCAGCAGTCTGAGCACCTCCAGCTCGGGCTCGTCCGGCAGGATGAGCACGATCAGCGGCTGCAGTCTGGGGGACAGCGGGACCCACTCCGACAACGAAGAACGAAAA CACATGTTGGGCAGCCACAACGAAGAGGACTTCAGGAACGTCCTCAGCAAAGTGGTCGCGGAGATGAACTACGCGCCGGTGCCGGTGCCCAAACCAGTCAAGAGCGGAATCTTCTCCAACAGGAACCAGCTGTTCGAGACCATCGAG GAGAAGCCGGTCACGCGACCAGACACGCTCCCATTGGCTGAAGAATACTACATCCAGTTCCCGCCCTCTGGACTACCAGTGACAG GGGTCGAGGACAGCAGCGAACAAGAATACATGAACATCGGTGCTggcaaaagtgaggttatagaCGACAGTCACGAGTACATGAACTTCAAGGTCATGACGAAGAGATAG
- the LOC138137364 gene encoding receptor-binding cancer antigen expressed on SiSo cells isoform X2, translated as MVVAVLINKIKHFLLFLVSIFRRALCCFRRRRRSSFDSVPLTHVGVVANHTDPEEPWTWEEKLEYAEPKTVQDHIELYRKRKIDAQQQAKDEAEERADLFEDMTPKITKQTKVFVNTERRESGGANRLNVAETVPETGELREWEESSGWEGETLDWDAQEALRQKKRQDRERRLWEQQQKRQERANRSLGARVST; from the exons ATGGTAGTAGCGGTCCTAATAAACAAGATCAAACATTTTCTGTTGTTCCTGGTGAGCATCTTCAGACGCGCCCTTTGCTGcttccgccgccgccgccgcagcTCCTTCGATTCGGTCCCGTTGACGCACGTGGGCGTCGTCGCCAATCACACCGACCCCGAAGAGCCTTGGACTTGGGAGGAGAAACTGGAGTACGCCGAGCCCAAGACCGTGCAGGACCACATCGAGCTGTACCGCAAGCGCAAGATCGACGCCCAGCAGCAGGCCAAAGACGAGGCGGAAGAGCGCGCGGATCTGTTTGAAGACATGACCCCGAAGATCACCAAACAGACCAAGGTGTTCGTCAACACCGAGCGACGAGAGAGCGGCGGGGCCAACCGCCTCAACGTCGCCGAGACTGTGCCT GAGACTGGGGAGCTGCGCGAGTGGGAGGAGAGCTCGGGCTGGGAAGGAGAGACTCTGGACTGGGACGCGCAGGAGGCCCTGCGCCAGAAGAAGCGCCAAGACAGGGAGAGGAGACTGTGGGAGCAGCAGCAGAAGCGCCAAGAGAGGGCGAACCGGTCCCTGGGGGCGCGCGTTAGCACGTAA
- the stumps gene encoding phosphoinositide 3-kinase adapter protein 1 isoform X2, producing the protein METDSDCEYQPFVQGGAIKKPANMDDILIVSFKPSEAATLWAEYFTNYFQQISKANKKPFKIQHMNLEDCLDDSKDPKLVAEKATNVKLQLVVLCPGFLDFAAENPDKCSTLGKLLLADRTLALLLGVSDGDLTDLHKKIFPTYFQWQRLSVGQDQDENFTKEFLGQAMSILSRIWKQQTSVSQEKSYFSVSPKKIRQGQNSVFILLNYPLQKEDILKVSIERNNEIFEVKTVKRRNPYTVKVSVPNNLTDVTAIVNILVEKNGSIVGSRPIKCESRLRELEQILRLTNNPIDFMCQTLGFGPSTKEQLDNWLLQAFQRNLPAHFNLLANHQTPFAAAVHAHKHSHEEFPTLLHFAARFGFEKLALQLLDCPGADIAYDIKNVHDMTPAELADSNGHPELAATLCGYMNMNEFTNMYAKLKEMSLAAKTPQDDDCYVTPKTMEEFYKVCPPPRPLESPEGGYMAMNPPSEPHQSSTLAVKVIVERDTSAPPSPKPNKSGAPEASPSRTSNDILEDKVQKELLEIINDFKNNVHSISQVEKLVEEWKNRNDVQKSFKEKQDQLKEMRLRYEKIQQEMNSSMRKSSPFERIKKLFARGKSRDDKHEISTPILTSPSIVAIQSQRPISSLSTSSSGSSGRMSTISGCSLGDSGTHSDNEERKHMLGSHNEEDFRNVLSKVVAEMNYAPVPVPKPVKSGIFSNRNQLFETIEEKPVTRPDTLPLAEEYYIQFPPSGLPVTGVEDSSEQEYMNIGAGKSEVIDDSHEYMNFKVMTKR; encoded by the exons ATGGAGACCGACTCGGACTGCGAGTACCAACCATTCGTCCAGGGTG GTGCCATCAAGAAACCAGCCAACATGGACGACATCCTCATAGTGTCGTTCAAACCCAGCGAGGCCGCAACCCTCTGGGCCGAATACTTCACAAACTACTTCCAACAAATCAGCAAAGCGAACAAGAAACCGTTCAA AATCCAACACATGAACCTGGAGGACTGCCTCGACGACTCCAAAGACCCCAAACTGGTCGCCGAGAAAGCCACCAACGTCAAACTCCAACTGGTGGTCCTCTGCCCGGGTTTCCTCGACTTCGCGGCGGAAAACCCCGACAAGTGTTCCACTCTGGGGAAGTTGTTGCTCGCCGACAGGACGTTGGCGTTACTGTTGGGCGTCTCTGACGGCGACTTGACCGACCTCCACAAGAAAA TTTTCCCGACGTATTTCCAATGGCAAAGACTGAGCGTCGGCCAGGACCAGGACGAGAACTTCACCAAGGAGTTCCTGGGCCAGGCGATGTCGATCCTGTCGCGCATCTGGAAGCAGCAGACTTCCGTCAGCCAGGAGAAGTCGTACTTCTCGGTGTCCCCCAAGAAGATTAGACAGGGCCAGAACAgcgtgtttattttgttgaactACCCCTTGCAGAAGGAGGACATTCTGAAGGTGTCGATCGAGCGCAATAATGAGATATTTGAGGTGAAGACGGTGAAGAGGCGCAACCCCTACACGGTGAAGGTGTCCGTGCCGAATAATCTGACGGATGTGACGGCAATTGTGAACATCCTCGTCGAAAAAAACGGCAGCATCGTGGGCAGCCGCCCGATCAAGTGCGAGAGCAGACTCAGGGAGCTCGAACAAATTTTACGGCTGACCAATAATCCGATAGACTTTATGTGCCAG ACCTTGGGCTTCGGTCCCTCCACCAAAGAGCAACTGGACAACTGGCTCCTGCAGGCCTTCCAGCGCAACCTGCCGGCCCACTTCAACCTCTTGGCCAACCACCAGACGCCCTTCGCGGCCGCCGTCCACGCCCACAAGCACA GTCATGAGGAGTTCCCCACGCTGCTCCACTTCGCCGCCAGGTTCGGCTTCGAGAAGCTGGCCCTCCAGCTGCTCGACTGCCCCGGCGCCGACATCGCCTACGACATCAAGAACGTCCACGACATGACCCCCGCGGAACTGGCCGACTCCAACGGCCACCCCGAACTCGCCGCCACCCTCTGCGGCTACATGAACATGAACGAGTTCACCAATATGTACGCCAAGCTGAAGGAGATGAGCCTCGCCGCCAAGACACCCCAGGATGACGACTGCTACGTCACCCCCAAGACCATGGAGGAGTTCTACAAGGTGTGTCCCCCGCCGCGCCCGTTAGAGTCCCCTGAGGGGGGCTACATGGCGATGAACCCCCCAAGCGAACCCCACCAAAGCAGCACACTTGCAGTGAAAGTGATCGTCGAGAGAGACACCTCGGCACCGCCCTCCCCCAAGCCCAACAAGAGCGGCGCCCCGGAAGCGAGTCCCTCGCGGACCTCCAACGACATCCTCGAGGACAAAGTCCAGAAAGAACTGTTGGAAATCATCAACGACTTCAAGAACAACGTGCATTCGATTTCGCAGGTGGAGAAGCTGGTGGAGGAGTGGAAGAACCGCAACGACGTCCAGAAGTCGTTCAAAGAGAAACAAGACCAGCTGAAGGAGATGCGACTCCGCTACGAGAAGATCCAGCAGGAGATGAACTCCTCGATGAGGAAGTCGTCGCCGTTCGAGCGCATCAAGAAGCTATTCGCGAGGGGCAAATCGCGCGACGACAAGCACGAGATCTCGACACCCATCCTGACCTCCCCCAGCATCGTAGCAATCCAGTCGCAGAGACCCATCAGCAGTCTGAGCACCTCCAGCTCGGGCTCGTCCGGCAGGATGAGCACGATCAGCGGCTGCAGTCTGGGGGACAGCGGGACCCACTCCGACAACGAAGAACGAAAA CACATGTTGGGCAGCCACAACGAAGAGGACTTCAGGAACGTCCTCAGCAAAGTGGTCGCGGAGATGAACTACGCGCCGGTGCCGGTGCCCAAACCAGTCAAGAGCGGAATCTTCTCCAACAGGAACCAGCTGTTCGAGACCATCGAG GAGAAGCCGGTCACGCGACCAGACACGCTCCCATTGGCTGAAGAATACTACATCCAGTTCCCGCCCTCTGGACTACCAGTGACAG GGGTCGAGGACAGCAGCGAACAAGAATACATGAACATCGGTGCTggcaaaagtgaggttatagaCGACAGTCACGAGTACATGAACTTCAAGGTCATGACGAAGAGATAG
- the LOC138137364 gene encoding receptor-binding cancer antigen expressed on SiSo cells isoform X1 translates to MVVAVLINKIKHFLLFLVSIFRRALCCFRRRRRSSFDSVPLTHVGVVANHTDPEEPWTWEEKLEYAEPKTVQDHIELYRKRKIDAQQQAKDEAEERADLFEDMTPKITKQTKVFVNTERRESGGANRLNVAETVPVETGELREWEESSGWEGETLDWDAQEALRQKKRQDRERRLWEQQQKRQERANRSLGARVST, encoded by the exons ATGGTAGTAGCGGTCCTAATAAACAAGATCAAACATTTTCTGTTGTTCCTGGTGAGCATCTTCAGACGCGCCCTTTGCTGcttccgccgccgccgccgcagcTCCTTCGATTCGGTCCCGTTGACGCACGTGGGCGTCGTCGCCAATCACACCGACCCCGAAGAGCCTTGGACTTGGGAGGAGAAACTGGAGTACGCCGAGCCCAAGACCGTGCAGGACCACATCGAGCTGTACCGCAAGCGCAAGATCGACGCCCAGCAGCAGGCCAAAGACGAGGCGGAAGAGCGCGCGGATCTGTTTGAAGACATGACCCCGAAGATCACCAAACAGACCAAGGTGTTCGTCAACACCGAGCGACGAGAGAGCGGCGGGGCCAACCGCCTCAACGTCGCCGAGACTGTGCCTGTG GAGACTGGGGAGCTGCGCGAGTGGGAGGAGAGCTCGGGCTGGGAAGGAGAGACTCTGGACTGGGACGCGCAGGAGGCCCTGCGCCAGAAGAAGCGCCAAGACAGGGAGAGGAGACTGTGGGAGCAGCAGCAGAAGCGCCAAGAGAGGGCGAACCGGTCCCTGGGGGCGCGCGTTAGCACGTAA
- the LOC138137365 gene encoding waprin-like protein, whose translation MNAKLVLFCVVAVVVLETSWSLSSSNCPVASRIASCSPKCTDNSNCKGAQVCCTNICNTKSCTDIYQYQDGNKGFKGGNSKSGATGTYCGNVKCGPHEKCELDRTTKRQKCVRG comes from the exons ATGA ATGCCAAACTCGTCCTGTTTTGTGTCGTGGCGGTCGTCGTCCTCGAAACTTCCTGGTCCTTGAGCT CGAGCAACTGTCCCGTTGCAAGCCGTATCGCCAGTTGCAGTCCAAAATGCACCGACAACAGCAACTGCAAAGGGGCCCAAGTCTGCTGCACCAACATCTGCAACACCAAGTCCTGCACCGACATTTACCAGTACCAGGACGGCAACAAAGGATTCAAAGGGGGCAACTCAA AATCGGGAGCCACCGGAACGTATTGCGGTAACGTGAAGTGCGGCCCTCACGAGAAGTGCGAGCTTGACAGGACGACGAAGAGGCAGAAATGCGTCAGGGGCTAA
- the LOC138137366 gene encoding waprin-like protein isoform X2: MNVQLTLLFVVVLVTACSSYWNQCPPANYITVCTPRCRDNRDCPWNQVCCQSQNTQCCTNRYQDNYNSNNNYNNYNHNGYNRNKPRTDTHQG; encoded by the exons ATGA ATGTCCAACTCACCCTCCTTTTTGTTGTCGTCCTCGTCACCGCTTGTTCTTCGTACT GGAACCAGTGTCCTCCTGCAAACTACATAACGGTGTGCACACCAAGATGCAGGGACAACAGAGACTGTCCTTGGAATCAAGTCTGCTGCCAGAGTCAGAACACCCAGTGCTGCACCAACAGGTACCAAGACAATTACAACAGTAACAACAATTACAACAATTACAACCACAACGGCTACAATAGGAACAAGCCCA GAACAGACACGCACCAGGGCTAA